From Arachis stenosperma cultivar V10309 chromosome 2, arast.V10309.gnm1.PFL2, whole genome shotgun sequence, one genomic window encodes:
- the LOC130963149 gene encoding protein MAIN-LIKE 1-like yields MEEEARMYRLNDVVHVAEFINQEPTRVISSMRRQQNMPLHDRIIPYLETAGLYHLARLNSQWFWVDEPLLSAFIERWRPETHTFHMPFGECTITLEDVAYQLGLPIDGEPVSGCLSEFENLMENGRPAWVWFRELFGELPPQNKVKQMTVCYTWFHERFRVLPANATDDIVRIYVRAYIMMLLSSQLFADKNANRIHLRWLPYVASLEDLGRYSWGSAALAWLYRCLCRGTNRNVVNLAGPLQLLQSWIFRRFLCLKPSDFNVFGFPYLPYKWVPSILTSGLQCWKASTQGGNVQNRR; encoded by the exons ATGGAAGAAGAAGCTCGCATGTACCGGTTAAATGATGTCGTACATGTGGCTGAATTTATCAACCAAGAG CCTACTAGGGTTATTAGCAGTATGAGGAGACAACAGAATATGCCTTTACATGACCGTATCATACCGTATCTGGAGACCGCGGGCTTGTATCACTTGGCTAGGCTGAACAGTCAGTGGTTCTGGGTTGATGAGCCTCTACTTAGCGCATTCATTGAGAGGTGGCGTCCTGAGACCCACACCTTTCACATGCCCTTTGGGGAGTGTACGATCACCTTGGAAGACGTGGCCTATCAGCTGGGTTTACCGATTGATGGTGAGCCTGTGAGTGGGTGCCTTAGTGAGTTTGAGAATCTGATGGAAAATGGAAGACCGGCATGGGTGTGGTTCCGCGAGTTGTTTGGGGAGTTACCTCCGCAGAATAAAGTGAAGCAGATGACAGTGTGCTACACATGGTTCCATGAGCGGTTTCGGGTTCTGCCAGCAAATGCTACTGACGACATCGTGCGTATATACGTGCGAGCCTATATTATGATGTTGTTGTCATCTCAGCTGTTTGCGGACAAGAACGCCAACCGTATCCACCTTCGCTGGTTGCCTTATGTGGCATCGTTGGAGGACTTGGGTAGATATAGCTGGGGCTCGGCCGCGCTGGCCTGGTTGTACAGATGTCTTTGTCGTGGAACAAACAGAAACGTTGTCAACTTGGCTGGGCCACTGCAGCTTCTACAGTCTTGGATTTTTCGGAGGTTTCTTTGTTTGAAGCCTAGTGATTTCAACGTATTCGGGTTTCCATATTTGCCGTACAAGTGGGTACCGTCAATACTCACAAGCGGCTTGCAATGCTGGAAGGCCTCAACGCAAGGTGGAAATGTCCAGAACAGACGATGA